The proteins below are encoded in one region of Ricinus communis isolate WT05 ecotype wild-type chromosome 6, ASM1957865v1, whole genome shotgun sequence:
- the LOC8279167 gene encoding telomerase reverse transcriptase isoform X1, producing MRKKRRVPVVLWRLFGDRALTLSATITSFIPQSHPTSFLLQQPRDPSDYIKLLNHSYVVLDSNAPPFAAAKFPPSNHWPQHEIVVRTIEMMVREQSTVFNNVLCSAYDKCNHSSPIVELLTSSAWSLLLERIGDDTMVYLLKHTSIFLPLPPKKHCQVAGPPVNSLALKLMKNKAEPRHQDPLVNHFGHKKKRDRVDDANSLSDVQQFNPLCVMGCVGCVSCSGSFIKPSGSHLCNNKGQIDVLQAAAPMYEVHLNEELVNMRKRSRPFKWERCKKRKHSDISESSSTPISRHPVNRCCQMSILEAASPTTGACTVNYEGFPIEKLPGLNQVMAKAKHKKHSRLFRWQRNKKRRHSDVEEASATTSYLMNCIDEDTAPERLQSDLNNIKIHSPDKMPQQCPCCLVLQDALLVTKGAQINRQPIFYSSERSSSVLPRKHLLNSLKPNFSGSKTLFGSIFGLSNVNARAPSVLCSHSSSFCLLGSACLYHSLIKFLKTLIRRNRCCKHLHLLDKHCAVPSLTQAMNQNMSSLFEENDSESVVTKKSRTVSIEHCNRTLTSENPQTGAIRSYCSKSQVVSFIWAVCRSLVPPDLLGAPSNWRILRRNISKFIQLRRFEKFSLVQCIYKLKISGFPFLSDKHSLCCLNARMLNNVPEGQCKSNEAASNLKHMLLEKWIFWFFSFLVVPLLQANFYVTESEHGKQDVFYYRKPIWEKLKNTTIAGLKDQNYQHLDPSEVKSIIGNRLFGFSKLRLRPKENGARMLVNLKAPSRMLVQESSSTGIPGKAQFGSKSVKYKHFKPVNYVLRDTYAVLKGILVKEPEKLGSSVFDYNDIYRKLGLFIIDLKNGLSTIPNVYIVVSDVSKAFDSVNQDQLLSVMKDILHENEYLLQQSSQVVCTKKSLWVHENLTLMDSEIGAGFTKKSSSGRFGSLHSVLINQGLGRYMKKKEILFNLYEHVKCNVLQLDKTFYLQGIGIPQGSVLSSLLCSVYYGHLERNVLFPFIEITRGPTVEDLSRRCNSWDSSAAGNSSEDRLGSSPYILLRLIDDLCFISTSKKQAESFYTRLLRGFRDYNCYMNEEKFCLSFHSGHELALPSNRVYIGEDGISFLRWSGLLLNSCTLEVQADYTRYLNNHLRSTLNVSWQGKPGRHLKAKLSAFMRPKCHPIFFDSNINTGPVVRLNIYQAFLLCAMKFHCYVSEMYICKLRPGFHLKIIKRSFRYMYALIKKMMYSARTGSHFHPILQLEAREVEWLGLNAFVKVLKRKQSRHKELLHLLKLKLLAHEINGNVSSQLEYAVDSSHSSVMWKIKY from the exons ATGAGGAAGAAACGAAGGGTTCCAGTAGTGCTATGGAGGCTATTTGGGGACAGAGCACTGACTCTATCAGCCACAATCACATCTTTCATTCCACAATCACACCCCACCTCATTTCTCCTCCAACAACCCCGTGATCCTTCTGATTACATTAAGCTTCTTAATCATTCCTATGTCGTTTTAGACTCCAATGCGCCTCCTTTTGCCGCCGCTAAATTCCCTCCGAGTAATCATTGGCCGCAACATGAG ATTGTGGTAAGGACTATTGAAATGATGGTGAGAGAGCAATCAACGGTCTTTAATAATGTATTATGTAGTGCTTATGACAAG TGTAATCATTCAAGCCCCATTGTGGAGCTTCTGACTTCATCAGCATGGAGTCTTCTGCTAGAAAGG ATTGGAGATGATACCATGGTTTACCTTCTAAAGCATACTTCGATATTTTTGCCACTTCCTCCCAAGAAACACTGCCAGGTGGCTGGTCCACCTGTTAATAGTTTGGCCCTTAAGTTGATGAAGAATAAAGCAGAGCCACGGCATCAAGATCCTTTGGTCAACCATTTTG GACACAAGAAGAAGAGGGATAGGGTTGATGATGCTAACTCATTGTCAGATGTGCAGCAATTCAATCCTCTCTGTGTTATGGGTTGTGTAGGCTGTGTTAGTTGCAGTGGCAGTTTTATAAAGCCTTCTGGCAGTCATCTTTGTAATAACAAGGGCCAGATCGATGTCCTTCAAGCAGCTGCACCAATGTATGAAGTGCATTTAAATGAGGAACtagtgaatatgagaaagcgtTCAAGACCTTTTAAGTGGGAGCGCTGCAAAAAGCGTAAGCATTCAGATATTAGTGAAAGCAGTAGTACACCTATCAGCAGGCATCCTGTTAATAGATGTTGTCAGATGAGTATTCTTGAAGCAGCTTCACCAACAACTGGAGCTTGTACTGTGAATTATGAAGGGTTCCCAATTGAAAAATTACCCGGCTTAAATCAGGTTATGGCAAAGGCAAAGCACAAAAAGCATTCAAGATTGTTTAGGTGGCAGCGCAATAAAAAGCGCAGGCATTCAGATGTTGAAGAAGCCAGTGCTACTACCTCTTACTTGATGAACTGTATTGATGAAGATACTGCACCGGAAAGACTTCAGTCTGACcttaataacattaaaattcattCCCCCGACAAG ATGCCCCAACAATGCCCTTGTTGTCTTGTATTGCAAGATGCCCTTTTAGTTACTAAAGGTGCACAGATTAATAGGCAACCTATATTTTATAGTTCGGAACGCTCTTCATCAGTTCTCCCACGAAAAC ATCTATTAAATTCCTTGAAGCCAAATTTTTCTGGTTCAAAGACTCTTTTCGGTAGTATTTTTGGCTTATCCAATGTAAATGCAAGGGCTCCATCAGTGCTATGCTCCCACAGCAGTAGCTTCTGTCTTCTTGGTTCGGCATGCCT GTATCATTCACTTATTAAATTCCTAAAGACTCTTATACGCCGAAATCGTTGCTGCAAGCATTTGCACTTGTTGGATAAGCATTGCGCTGTTCCGTCATTGACTCAGGCGATGAATCAAAATATGAGCTCATTGTTTGAG GAGAATGATTCAGAGAGCGTGGTAACTAAGAAATCCCGTACGGTTAGTATTGAGCATTGCAATAGAACTCTAACATCTGAGAATCCCCAGACTGGGGCAATTAGGTCATACTGCTCGAAAAGTCAAGTGGTTTCATTCATATGGGCTGTTTGTAGAAGTTTAGTTCCTCCAGATTTGTTAGGTGCTCCCTCCAACTGGAGAATCTTAAGGAGAAATATTTCCAAGTTCATTCAGCTACGAAGATTTGAAAAGTTTTCATTAGTCCAGTGTATATATAAGTTGAAGATATCAGGGTTCCCATTTCTTTCTGATAAGCACTCTTTGTGTTGCTTGAATGCTAGGATGTTAAATAATGTGCCAGAGGGACAATGTAAATCGAATGAGGCTGCAAGTAATTTGAAACATATGCTTTTAGAGAAATGGATATTCTGgtttttctcatttttggTTGTGCCACTCCTTCAAGCTAACTTCTATGTCACTGAAAGTGAGCATGGCAAACAAGATGTCTTTTACTATCGGAAGCCAATTTGGGAGAAGTTGAAAAATACAACCATTGCTGGCTTGAAAGACCAGAACTACCAGCATTTAGATCCCAGtgaggttaaaagtattataggCAATAGATTATTTGGATTCTCAAAGCTCAGACTTCGCCCAAAAGAGAATGGAGCAAGGATGCTTGTAAATCTCAAAGCACCATCAAGAATGCTCGTTCAAGAATCCTCTTCCACAGGAATACCTGGAAAAGCACAGTTTGGTTCTAAATCAGTTAAATATAAGCATTTCAAGCCTGTGAATTATGTTCTTCGTGATACGTATGCTGTTCTAAAAGGTATACTGGTAAAAGAACCAGAGAAGTTAGGGTCATCAGTTTTTGACTATAATGATATCTATAGAAAGTTAGGCCTGTTTATTATTGACCTGAAGAATGGATTGAGTACCATTCCCAATGTATACATTGTTGTTTCTGATGTATCAAAGGCATTTGATTCTGTTAATCAGGATCAGCTGCTTAGTGTAATGAAAGACATTTTACATGAGAATGAATATCTTCTACAACAGTCTTCTCAAGTTGTCTGCACCAAGAAATCTTTGTGGGTTCATGAGAATCTTACATTAATGGATTCAGAAATTGGTGCTGGTTTTACAAAAAAGAGTTCTTCTGGGCGCTTTGGGTCATTGCATAGTGTGCTCATTAATCAG GGGTTAGGTAGGtatatgaagaagaaagagattcTTTTCAACCTATATGAGCATGTGAAGTGTAATGTGCTGCAGTTAGATAAAACATTTTACTTGCAAGGCATAGGTATACCTCAAGGAAGTGTTTTGTCTTCTCTGCTGTGCTCAGTATACTATGGTCACCTTGAAAGAAATGTGCTCTTTCCATTTATTGAAATAACTCGTGGACCAACTGTTGAAGATTTATCTAGAAGATGCAACAGTTGGGATTCTTCTGCTGCAGGAAATAGCAGTGAGGATAGACTTGGTTCATCTCCTTATATCCTTCTCAGATTGATTGATGACTTGTGCTTCATATCAACCTCAAAGAAGCAAGCTGAGAGCTTTTACACCAGGTTACTGAGAGGTTTCCGGGATTACAACTGCTATATGaatgaagaaaaattttgTCTTAGTTTTCATTCTGGACATGAACTAGCACTTCCATCAAATAGGGTTTATATTGGTGAAGATGGTATCTCATTTCTTAGATGGAGTGGATTGCTTTTAAATTCTTGCACTTTAGAAGTTCAGGCTGACTACACAAG ATATCTGAACAACCATTTGAGGTCGACTCTGAACGTGTCCTGGCAAGGTAAACCTGGTCGCCATCTGAAGGCAAAGTTGTCTGCCTTCATGAGACCAAAGTGCCATCCCATATTCTTCGATTCAAATATTAACACAGGGCCTGTTGTTAGATTAAATATCTATCAAGCATTTTTGTTATGCGCAATGAAGTTCCATTGTTATGTTTCTGAGATGTACATCTGCAAACTACGCCCAGGATTCCATTTAAAGATCATCAAAAGGTCCTTCAG GTATATGTACGCacttataaagaaaatgatgtaTTCTGCACGCACTGGCTCCCATTTCCATCCAATTCTTCAACTGGAGGCGAGAGAAGTTGAATGGCTTGGGTTAAATGCTTTTGTCAAAGTGTtgaagagaaaacaatctcggcACAAAGAGTTGCTGCATTTGTTAAAGTTGAAGTTGTTAGCCCATGAAATAAATGGGAATGTGTCTTCTCAACTTGAGTATGCAGTTGATAGCTCACATTCCTCTGTAATGTGGAAGATCAAATATTAG
- the LOC8279167 gene encoding telomerase reverse transcriptase isoform X2, which translates to MGCVGCVSCSGSFIKPSGSHLCNNKGQIDVLQAAAPMYEVHLNEELVNMRKRSRPFKWERCKKRKHSDISESSSTPISRHPVNRCCQMSILEAASPTTGACTVNYEGFPIEKLPGLNQVMAKAKHKKHSRLFRWQRNKKRRHSDVEEASATTSYLMNCIDEDTAPERLQSDLNNIKIHSPDKMPQQCPCCLVLQDALLVTKGAQINRQPIFYSSERSSSVLPRKHLLNSLKPNFSGSKTLFGSIFGLSNVNARAPSVLCSHSSSFCLLGSACLYHSLIKFLKTLIRRNRCCKHLHLLDKHCAVPSLTQAMNQNMSSLFEENDSESVVTKKSRTVSIEHCNRTLTSENPQTGAIRSYCSKSQVVSFIWAVCRSLVPPDLLGAPSNWRILRRNISKFIQLRRFEKFSLVQCIYKLKISGFPFLSDKHSLCCLNARMLNNVPEGQCKSNEAASNLKHMLLEKWIFWFFSFLVVPLLQANFYVTESEHGKQDVFYYRKPIWEKLKNTTIAGLKDQNYQHLDPSEVKSIIGNRLFGFSKLRLRPKENGARMLVNLKAPSRMLVQESSSTGIPGKAQFGSKSVKYKHFKPVNYVLRDTYAVLKGILVKEPEKLGSSVFDYNDIYRKLGLFIIDLKNGLSTIPNVYIVVSDVSKAFDSVNQDQLLSVMKDILHENEYLLQQSSQVVCTKKSLWVHENLTLMDSEIGAGFTKKSSSGRFGSLHSVLINQGLGRYMKKKEILFNLYEHVKCNVLQLDKTFYLQGIGIPQGSVLSSLLCSVYYGHLERNVLFPFIEITRGPTVEDLSRRCNSWDSSAAGNSSEDRLGSSPYILLRLIDDLCFISTSKKQAESFYTRLLRGFRDYNCYMNEEKFCLSFHSGHELALPSNRVYIGEDGISFLRWSGLLLNSCTLEVQADYTRYLNNHLRSTLNVSWQGKPGRHLKAKLSAFMRPKCHPIFFDSNINTGPVVRLNIYQAFLLCAMKFHCYVSEMYICKLRPGFHLKIIKRSFRYMYALIKKMMYSARTGSHFHPILQLEAREVEWLGLNAFVKVLKRKQSRHKELLHLLKLKLLAHEINGNVSSQLEYAVDSSHSSVMWKIKY; encoded by the exons ATGGGTTGTGTAGGCTGTGTTAGTTGCAGTGGCAGTTTTATAAAGCCTTCTGGCAGTCATCTTTGTAATAACAAGGGCCAGATCGATGTCCTTCAAGCAGCTGCACCAATGTATGAAGTGCATTTAAATGAGGAACtagtgaatatgagaaagcgtTCAAGACCTTTTAAGTGGGAGCGCTGCAAAAAGCGTAAGCATTCAGATATTAGTGAAAGCAGTAGTACACCTATCAGCAGGCATCCTGTTAATAGATGTTGTCAGATGAGTATTCTTGAAGCAGCTTCACCAACAACTGGAGCTTGTACTGTGAATTATGAAGGGTTCCCAATTGAAAAATTACCCGGCTTAAATCAGGTTATGGCAAAGGCAAAGCACAAAAAGCATTCAAGATTGTTTAGGTGGCAGCGCAATAAAAAGCGCAGGCATTCAGATGTTGAAGAAGCCAGTGCTACTACCTCTTACTTGATGAACTGTATTGATGAAGATACTGCACCGGAAAGACTTCAGTCTGACcttaataacattaaaattcattCCCCCGACAAG ATGCCCCAACAATGCCCTTGTTGTCTTGTATTGCAAGATGCCCTTTTAGTTACTAAAGGTGCACAGATTAATAGGCAACCTATATTTTATAGTTCGGAACGCTCTTCATCAGTTCTCCCACGAAAAC ATCTATTAAATTCCTTGAAGCCAAATTTTTCTGGTTCAAAGACTCTTTTCGGTAGTATTTTTGGCTTATCCAATGTAAATGCAAGGGCTCCATCAGTGCTATGCTCCCACAGCAGTAGCTTCTGTCTTCTTGGTTCGGCATGCCT GTATCATTCACTTATTAAATTCCTAAAGACTCTTATACGCCGAAATCGTTGCTGCAAGCATTTGCACTTGTTGGATAAGCATTGCGCTGTTCCGTCATTGACTCAGGCGATGAATCAAAATATGAGCTCATTGTTTGAG GAGAATGATTCAGAGAGCGTGGTAACTAAGAAATCCCGTACGGTTAGTATTGAGCATTGCAATAGAACTCTAACATCTGAGAATCCCCAGACTGGGGCAATTAGGTCATACTGCTCGAAAAGTCAAGTGGTTTCATTCATATGGGCTGTTTGTAGAAGTTTAGTTCCTCCAGATTTGTTAGGTGCTCCCTCCAACTGGAGAATCTTAAGGAGAAATATTTCCAAGTTCATTCAGCTACGAAGATTTGAAAAGTTTTCATTAGTCCAGTGTATATATAAGTTGAAGATATCAGGGTTCCCATTTCTTTCTGATAAGCACTCTTTGTGTTGCTTGAATGCTAGGATGTTAAATAATGTGCCAGAGGGACAATGTAAATCGAATGAGGCTGCAAGTAATTTGAAACATATGCTTTTAGAGAAATGGATATTCTGgtttttctcatttttggTTGTGCCACTCCTTCAAGCTAACTTCTATGTCACTGAAAGTGAGCATGGCAAACAAGATGTCTTTTACTATCGGAAGCCAATTTGGGAGAAGTTGAAAAATACAACCATTGCTGGCTTGAAAGACCAGAACTACCAGCATTTAGATCCCAGtgaggttaaaagtattataggCAATAGATTATTTGGATTCTCAAAGCTCAGACTTCGCCCAAAAGAGAATGGAGCAAGGATGCTTGTAAATCTCAAAGCACCATCAAGAATGCTCGTTCAAGAATCCTCTTCCACAGGAATACCTGGAAAAGCACAGTTTGGTTCTAAATCAGTTAAATATAAGCATTTCAAGCCTGTGAATTATGTTCTTCGTGATACGTATGCTGTTCTAAAAGGTATACTGGTAAAAGAACCAGAGAAGTTAGGGTCATCAGTTTTTGACTATAATGATATCTATAGAAAGTTAGGCCTGTTTATTATTGACCTGAAGAATGGATTGAGTACCATTCCCAATGTATACATTGTTGTTTCTGATGTATCAAAGGCATTTGATTCTGTTAATCAGGATCAGCTGCTTAGTGTAATGAAAGACATTTTACATGAGAATGAATATCTTCTACAACAGTCTTCTCAAGTTGTCTGCACCAAGAAATCTTTGTGGGTTCATGAGAATCTTACATTAATGGATTCAGAAATTGGTGCTGGTTTTACAAAAAAGAGTTCTTCTGGGCGCTTTGGGTCATTGCATAGTGTGCTCATTAATCAG GGGTTAGGTAGGtatatgaagaagaaagagattcTTTTCAACCTATATGAGCATGTGAAGTGTAATGTGCTGCAGTTAGATAAAACATTTTACTTGCAAGGCATAGGTATACCTCAAGGAAGTGTTTTGTCTTCTCTGCTGTGCTCAGTATACTATGGTCACCTTGAAAGAAATGTGCTCTTTCCATTTATTGAAATAACTCGTGGACCAACTGTTGAAGATTTATCTAGAAGATGCAACAGTTGGGATTCTTCTGCTGCAGGAAATAGCAGTGAGGATAGACTTGGTTCATCTCCTTATATCCTTCTCAGATTGATTGATGACTTGTGCTTCATATCAACCTCAAAGAAGCAAGCTGAGAGCTTTTACACCAGGTTACTGAGAGGTTTCCGGGATTACAACTGCTATATGaatgaagaaaaattttgTCTTAGTTTTCATTCTGGACATGAACTAGCACTTCCATCAAATAGGGTTTATATTGGTGAAGATGGTATCTCATTTCTTAGATGGAGTGGATTGCTTTTAAATTCTTGCACTTTAGAAGTTCAGGCTGACTACACAAG ATATCTGAACAACCATTTGAGGTCGACTCTGAACGTGTCCTGGCAAGGTAAACCTGGTCGCCATCTGAAGGCAAAGTTGTCTGCCTTCATGAGACCAAAGTGCCATCCCATATTCTTCGATTCAAATATTAACACAGGGCCTGTTGTTAGATTAAATATCTATCAAGCATTTTTGTTATGCGCAATGAAGTTCCATTGTTATGTTTCTGAGATGTACATCTGCAAACTACGCCCAGGATTCCATTTAAAGATCATCAAAAGGTCCTTCAG GTATATGTACGCacttataaagaaaatgatgtaTTCTGCACGCACTGGCTCCCATTTCCATCCAATTCTTCAACTGGAGGCGAGAGAAGTTGAATGGCTTGGGTTAAATGCTTTTGTCAAAGTGTtgaagagaaaacaatctcggcACAAAGAGTTGCTGCATTTGTTAAAGTTGAAGTTGTTAGCCCATGAAATAAATGGGAATGTGTCTTCTCAACTTGAGTATGCAGTTGATAGCTCACATTCCTCTGTAATGTGGAAGATCAAATATTAG
- the LOC8279166 gene encoding probable sphingolipid transporter spinster homolog 2, giving the protein MAEEEETKQVKPLSSSEEPNPSRDAQMAKVPTPSSAPAPSWFTPKRLLVIFCIINLINYVDRGAIASNGVNGNRRTCTSGTCTSGTGIQGDFNLNNFEDGVLSSAFMVGLLVASPIFASLAKSFNPFRLIGVGLSVWTLAVVGCGFSINFWSITICRMFVGVGEASFISLAAPFIDDNAPVAQKTAWLAIFYMCIPSGYAFGYVYGGLVGDHANWRWAFWGEAILMLPFVVLGFLMKPLQLKGFAPAESKKALTSVETAVSEVQDTETSAGKGENLSVKEELNDKSPKPSCMSRYATFSLNQFSRFIKDMKALLVEKVYVVNVLGYIAYNFVIGAYSYWGPKAGYNIYNMTNADMIFGGITIVCGILGTMAGGYILDYMTSTIPNAFKLLSVATFLGAIFCFSAFCFKSMYVFLALFAIGELLVFATQGPVNYICLHCVKPSMRPLSMAMSIVSIHIFGDVPSSPLVGVLQDKINNWRLTALILTAILFPAAFIWFIGIFLKSVDKFNEESEHQVAVTDRSNTTPLLEGKTAETTATSAEP; this is encoded by the exons AtggcagaagaagaagaaaccaaACAAGTCAAGCCATTATCTTCTTCTGAGGAGCCAAACCCATCAAGGGATGCTCAGATGGCTAAAGTCCCAACTCCTTCTTCCGCTCCTGCACCTTCATGGTTCACTCCTAAAAg GCTGCTCGTTATTTTTTGTATCATCAACTTGATAAATTATGTGGATAGAGGAGCAATTGCAAGCAATGGTGTTAATGGAAATCGTAGAACCTGCACAAGTGGTACATGCACATCTGGTACCGGAATACA GGGGGACTTTAATCTAAACAATTTTGAAGATGGAGTTTTATCGTCTGCTTTCATGGTTGGACTTCTAGTGGCTTCTCCAATATTCGCATCACTAGCAAAGAG CTTTAATCCATTTCGGCTTATTGGAGTTGGATTATCAGTTTGGACACTTGCAGTCGTTGGTTGTGGTTTTTCCATTAATTTCTGGTCCATTACAATATGCCGCAT GTTTGTTGGTGTTGGTGAGGCTTCATTTATAAGTCTTGCAGCCCCATTTATTGATGACAATGCCCCTGTTGCTCAg AAAACAGCGTGGCTTGCTATATTCTACATGTGTATACCTAGTGGATATGCCTTCGGCTATGTCTATGGTGGATTG GTTGGAGATCATGCTAATTGGCGTTGGGCATTTTGGGGAGAGGCGATTTTGATGCTTCCTTTTGTTGTTTTAGGTTTTCTTATGAAGCCTTTACAGTTGAAAG GTTTTGCTCCTGCTGAATCAAAGAAAGCACTGACGTCTGTAGAGACAGCTGTCTCAGAAGTCCAAG ATACAGAAACTTCAGCTGGTAAAGGTGAAAACTTGTCTGTTAAGGAAGAGTTAAATGATAAAAGCCCAAAGCCATCTTGCAT GTCAAGGTATGCAACCTTTAGTTTGAATCAGTTCTCGAGATTTATAAAAGACATGAAAGCTCTTTTGGTGGAAAAGGTTTACGTAGTAAATGTTCTAG GTTATATAGCATACAATTTCGTCATTGGTGCATACTCATATTGGGGACCCAAGGCTGGTTATAATATCTACAACATG accaaTGCAGATATGATATTTGGAGGGATTACAATTGTTTGTGGAATATTGGGCACAATGGCAGGGGGTTACATTCTGGATTACATGACTTCTACAATTCCTAATGCTTTTAAG CTTCTTTCAGTAGCTACATTTCTTGGTGCAATATTTTGCTTCTCCGCCTTCTGTTTTAAGAGCATGTACGTGTTCCTTGCTCTTTTTGCAATTGGTGAACTACTTGTCTTTGCAACTCAG GGTCCTGTAAATTACATATGTCTCCATTGTGTTAAACCAAGCATGAGACCACTGTCTATGGCTATGTCCATTGTCTCTATTCACATCTTTGGAGATGTACCTTCCTCACCCCTCGTTGGGGTCCTCCAG GACAAAATCAACAATTGGAGGCTGACTGCTCTTATTCTGACAGCCATTTTGTTTCCAGCAGCTTTCATTTGGTTTATAG GAATATTTCTGAAGAGTGTAGATAAATTTAATGAAGAAAGCGAGCATCAAGTTGCTGTGACTGACAGGTCAAACACCACACCTTTACTTGAAGGCAAGACAGCAGAAACAACAGCAACGTCTGCTGAACCATGA